One genomic segment of Ipomoea triloba cultivar NCNSP0323 chromosome 9, ASM357664v1 includes these proteins:
- the LOC116030438 gene encoding GDSL esterase/lipase 1-like yields the protein MATLYSYVVIIALALLGSLATPPVNIIALAHHHNYQNKHHVALFVFGDSIFDPGNNNYISTNTYSQANFPPYGETFFKYPTGRFSDGRLIPDFIAEFAELPLIPAYFQTERLGLINGVNFASAGAGSLVETFSGFVINLKTQLEYFKNVVKELKGKLGDNESNKLLSSAVYMLSIGNNDYFNPFTADSTIFDSYTHHQYVDMVIANFTNVIKEIYKEAGRKFVIFSVLPLGCIPSTRVLNIQQKNTSGCFKELQDLAKIHNKALPKHLTKLENTLQGFKYSYFDFFTAITNIIHHPSRYGFKEAKTACCGSGPYRGIQSCGGKRGQLKEYELCKDVEDYLFFDHAHPTEKSNHHFATLLWNGDPNLTWSYSVKSLFEQV from the exons ATGGCTACTTTGTATTCCTATGTTGTCATTATCGCCTTGGCTTTGCTTGGCAGCTTAGCTACTCCTCCAGTGAACATCATTGCCTTAGCCCATCATCATAATTATCAAAACAAACATCATGTAGCTCTCTTTGTGTTTGGAGACTCGATCTTCGATCCTGGCAACAATAACTACATCAGCACTAACACTTATAGCCAGGCTAATTTTCCGCCCTATGGTGAAACATTTTTCAAGTACCCAACAGGCAGGTTTTCTGATGGTCGTCTCATCCCAGATTTTATTG CCGAGTTTGCAGAATTACCATTAATTCCGGCGTATTTCCAGACCGAGCGACTTGGGCTTATTAATGGAGTCAACTTTGCATCGGCTGGAGCTGGCAGTCTTGTTGAAACCTTTTCTGGTTTT GTGATTAATCTTAAAACACAACTGGAATATTTCAAGAATGTTGTAAAAGAATTGAAGGGGAAGTTGGGTGATAATGAATCAAACAAACTGCTGTCCAGTGCTGTGTACATGCTTAGCATTGGCAACAATGACTACTTCAACCCCTTTACCGCAGATTCCACCATCTTTGATTCATATACTCATCACCAATATGTTGACATGGTGATTGCTAATTTCACTAATGTTATCAAG GAAATATACAAGGAAGCAGGGAgaaaatttgtcattttttctGTGCTACCTTTAGGCTGCATACCATCTACTAGGGTTCTCAACATTCAACAAAAAAACACCAGTGGATGCTTCAAGGAACTCCAAGACTTGGCAAAGATTCACAATAAGGCCTTGCCAAAACACCTCACCAAACTAGAGAACACATTACAAGGATTCAAGTATTCTTATTTCGATTTCTTCACAGCCATCACTAACATTATTCATCATCCATCTAGATATG GTTTCAAAGAAGCAAAGACGGCATGTTGCGGAAGTGGTCCATATAGAGGAATACAAAGCTGTGGTGGGAAAAGGGGGCAATTGAAAGAGTATGAGTTATGCAAAGATGTTGAAGACTATTTGTTTTTTGATCATGCTCACCCCACTGAGAAGTCCAACCACCACTTTGCTACATTACTTTGGAATGGAGACCCCAATCTCACCTGGTCTTACAGTGTTAAGTCCTTGTTTGAACAAGTCTAG
- the LOC116029581 gene encoding GDSL esterase/lipase 2-like, with protein MTNFCVHVFGLALALLASFCNSVHSSALNEHHVALFVFGDSLFDAGNNNYINTTNDYRANFRPYGETSFPYPTGRFSDGFLIPDFIAKFAKLPLVPAYFRVKHGPFINGVNFASAGAGSLAETFSGMVIDLKTQLGYFKKVSGHLKQELGTERTKELLSNAVYMFNIGSNDYVSTLVSNSSLFSSHTKKEYVDMVIGNFTTVIEEIYKEGGRKFVFFSVGNIGCAPLARALNIQQTNSSGCLGSLQTLANMHNEALQNMITNLNKNLQGFKYSHFDFFAFATYVFNNPSKYGFKDTKTACCGSGPFRGFPSCGGKRQIKEYELCSNVEDYLFFDYAHASEKTYRLSATELWEGTTYVAPNNVKLLFQL; from the exons ATGACTAATTTTTGTGTTCATGTGTTTGGCTTGGCCTTGGCCTTGCTTGCCAGCTTTTGTAACTCGGTGCATTCTTCAGCCCTCAATGAACACCATGTAGCACTGTTTGTGTTTGGAGACTCGTTATTTGATGCTGGCAACAATAACTACATTAATACTACTAATGATTACAGGGCTAATTTTCGACCATATGGCGAAACATCTTTCCCCTACCCTACTGGTAGGTTCTCAGATGGTTTCCTCATTCCTGATTTTATTG CCAAATTTGCAAAGCTACCATTAGTTCCGGCGTATTTCCGGGTCAAGCATGGACCATTTATTAATGGAGTCAACTTTGCATCAGCTGGCGCCGGTAGTCTCGCTGAAACCTTTTCCGGCATG GTAATTGATCTTAAAACGCAGTTGGGATATTTCAAGAAAGTTTCAGGACATTTGAAGCAAGAGTTGGGGACTGAGAGAACAAAAGAACTGCTCTCTAATGCCGTTTACATGTTTAACATTGGCAGTAATGACTACGTTAGCACTTTAGTATCAAACTCCAGCCTTTTCAGTTCACATACCAAGAAGGAATACGTGGATATGGTGATTGGCAACTTCACAACTGTTATTGAG GAAATATACAAGGAAGGTGGgagaaaatttgtgtttttctcAGTGGGGAATATAGGATGCGCACCATTAGCTAGGGCTCTCAACATTCAACAAACAAACAGCAGTGGTTGCCTGGGGAGTCTCCAAACTTTGGCCAACATGCACAACGAGGCTCTACAAAACATGATCACCAATCTAAACAAGAATTTACAAGGATTCAAGTATTCGCACTTCGATTTCTTCGCATTTGCCACATATGTGTTTAATAACCCATCAAAATATG GTTTCAAAGATACGAAAACAGCATGCTGTGGGAGTGGTCCATTTAGGGGATTCCCTAGCTGTGGAGGAAAAAGGCAAATAAAAGAGTACGAGTTATGCTCCAACGTTGAAGACTATTTGTTTTTCGACTACGCTCACGCCTCTGAGAAGACCTATCGGCTTTCCGCTACAGAACTATGGGAAGGAACCACTTATGTTGCACCTAACAATGTCAAGCTCTTGTTTCAACTCTAG
- the LOC116029583 gene encoding uncharacterized protein LOC116029583 yields the protein MVVNAAMFKWIRAISPQGIVIKLMPEKKESFSLNPVCSIHYASRSNSPFTEKHSAERYQTDNWIYKNQLEQPSSCPLLADPDPTFVKDYDIAQQLPELKKLLQVLREKRGENGSGEKRGPGNVFLVGTGPGDPELLTLKALKVIQNADLLLYDRLVSNDVLSLVGPDARLLYVGKTAGYHSRTQEEIHELLLSFAEVGANVVRLKGGDPLVFGRGGEEMDFLQQQGIEVKVIPGITAASGIAAELGIPLTHRGISNSVRFLTGHSRKGGTDPLFVAENAADPDSTLVVYMGLSTLPSLASKLMYHGLPPDTPAAAVERGTTPHQRSVFSELNNLADEIASHQLVSPTLIIIGKVVALSPLWPHSTEGAPVLVEAKL from the exons ATGGTTGTAAATGCTGCAAT GTTTAAGTGGATAAGGGCTATTTCACCTCAAGGGATTGTGATAAAGTTGATGCCAG AAAAAAAAGAATCTTTTTCCCTAAACCCAGTTTGCTCAATACACTATGCATCCCGTTCCAATTCCCCGTTCACTGAGAAGCATTCAGCGGAGAGGTACCAGACGGACAACTGGATTTACAAGAACCAATTGGAGCAGCCCTCTTCTTGCCCGCTCCTAGCTGACCCTGACCCTACCTTTGTCAAGGACTATGACATTGCTCAGCAGCTCCCTGAGCTCAAGAAGTTGCTTCAGGTGTTGAGGGAGAAGAGAGGGGAAAACGGTAGCGGTGAGAAGAGAGGGCCCGGTAATGTGTTTTTGGTGGGGACAGGGCCAGGGGACCCAGAATTGTTGACTCTCAAGGCGTTGAAAGTGATTCAGAATGCTGATTTGCTGTTGTATGATAGATTGGTTTCTAATGATGTGCTCAGTTTAGTGGGTCCTGATGCTAGGCTTCTCTATGTTGGCAAAACTGCTGGGTACCATAGCAGAACACAG GAAGAAATTCATGAGTTGCTTTTGAGTTTCGCTGAAGTTGGGGCCAACGTTGTGCGTCTAAAAGGAGGGGATCCATTG GTGTTTGGACGGGGTGGAGAAGAGATGGACTTTCTACAACAACAAGGAATTGAAGTGAAAGTCATTCCTG GTATTACGGCAGCTTCTGGAATAGCTGCAGAGCTCGGAATCCCATTGACACACCGTGGCATTTCCAATAGTGTTAGATTTCTTACTGGCCACTCTAGAAAAGGAGGAACAGATCCTCTATTTGTAGCCGAGAATGCTGCTGACCCTGACTCTACCTTGGTTGTTTATATGGGATTGTCAACTCTTCCTTCTCTTGCCTCAAAGTTGATGTATCATGGCCTACCTCCGGATACGCCGGCTGCTGCTGTTGAACGAGGGACCACGCCACACCAACGCTCA GTATTTTCTGAATTGAACAATCTAGCAGATGAAATTGCTTCGCATCAATTGGTATCACCAACTTTGATCATCATCGGGAAGGTTGTTGCACTTTCACCATTGTGGCCACATTCTACTGAAGGGGCTCCAGTCTTGGTTGAGGCCAAATTATAG